In a single window of the Dreissena polymorpha isolate Duluth1 chromosome 3, UMN_Dpol_1.0, whole genome shotgun sequence genome:
- the LOC127874093 gene encoding ice nucleation protein-like isoform X1, producing the protein MNKENLFKLDPIGKYFVSQWGNKAYLNNVLLPKIRRAIQNKHAEQRKVYKNVNERAKPFLFEDELTTGFRSLRPQRRNKDTAGENSPDTAGENSPDTAGENSPDTSDDNSTETAGENGPDTAGVNSPQTAGANSPQTAGVNSPQTAGANSPQTADANSLQTAGVNSPQTAGANSPQNAGANSPQTAGVNSPQTAGDNSPQTAGANSPQTDGENSPQTAGENSPDTPDDNSTETAGENGPYTAGENSPDNAGVNSLHTAGANSPSAAGENCPHIAGENSQDNVGENSLQTAGVNRPDTVGDNGSDKANEKSPQTDGENNTITVGENSPDTAGVNSPQTAGVNSPKTAGENSLDTACVRSPHIAGENSIDNAGVSSPHTAGVSSPHTAGENSSDTAGENSPDTAGVNSPQTAGENSPDTAGVNSPHTAGENSPDTAGENSPDTAGENSPDNADENRSGTAGENSPDNAGVGSPDTAGENTPDTAGENSPHTSGVNSPHIAGENSIDTAGVSSPHTADENSIDTDDENSADTADENSQPTACFNSPHTSGVNNSHIAGENCPDTAGVNYPDTAGEKRLGNAGVISPHTAGVNSPQTADSNSPHTAGEKGTDTADEHSPYTAGENSLDTVDENSPDNANENRPETSDENCLDNAGEHSPYTAGENSPDTAGENSPYTAGENSPYTAGENSPYTAGENSPDTADDNSPYTAGENSPYTVGENSPDTAGENSPYTAGENSPYTAGENSHFTAGENSPYTAGENSPDNVDENSPHTDGENSPDIAGENSHYTAGENSPDNADENSPDTAGENSPDTAGENSPDTAGENSPYTAGENSPDNADENSPDIAHDNTLSTMDDNGLITAEYDSHATADFNGLKDAYDNVLVTANGNNTLTVCSAVSVKENINIAANSSFTFTDNCLVTADHRRLRGADNKKWIIEDNTPCNHNEEYITTRDVNGHSCTCDAKYRDAKGKNAIKTCRRLLNRILSMFRRLSCCRKCQD; encoded by the exons ATGAATAAAGAAAACTTGTTCAAGCTAGACCCTATTGGGAAGTATTTCGTTAGCCAGTGGGGCAACAAGGCTtatttgaacaatgttttattgccGAAGATTAGAAGGGCAATTCAGAATAAACACGCAGAGCAAAGAAAGGTGTATAAAAATGTGAATGAACGGGCAAAGCCTTTTTTATTTGAGGACGAACTGACAACCGGATTTCGCAGCTTACGACCACAAAGAAGGAATAAAg aCACCGCTGGTGAAAACAGCCCAGACACCGCTGGTGAAAACAGCCCAGACACCGCTGGTGAAAACAGCCCCGACACCTCTGATGACAACAGCACAGAAACCGCGGGTGAAAACGGCCCAGACACCGCTGGTGTCAACAGCCCACAAACCGCTGGTGCCAACAGCCCACAAACCGCTGGTGTCAACAGCCCACAAACCGCTGGTGCCAACAGCCCACAAACCGCTGATGCAAACAGCCTACAAACCGCTGGTGTCAACAGCCCACAAACCGCTGGTGCCAACAGCCCACAAAACGCTGGTGCCAACAGCCCACAAACCGCTGGTGTCAACAGCCCACAAACCGCTGGTGACAACAGCCCACAAACAGCTGGTGCCAACAGCCCTCAAACCGATGGTGAAAACAGCCCACAAACCGCTGGTGAAAACAGCCCCGATACCCCTGATGACAACAGCACAGAAACCGCTGGTGAAAACGGCCCATATACCGCTGGTGAAAACAGCCCAGACAACGCTGGTGTCAACAGCCTACACACCGCTGGTGCCAACAGCCCAAGCGCCGCTGGTGAAAACTGCCCACACATCGCTGGTGAAAACAGCCAAGACAACGTTGGTGAAAACAGCCTTCAAACCGCTGGTGTAAACCGCCCAGACACCGTTGGTGACAATGGCTCAGACAAGGCCAATGAAAAGAGCCCTCAAACCGATGGTGAAAACAACACAATCACCGTTGGTGAAAACAGCCCAGATACCGCTGGTGTCAACAGCCCTCAAACCGCTGGTGTCAACAGCCCTAAGACCGCTGGTGAAAACAGCCTAGACACCGCTTGTGTCAGAAGCCCACATATCGCTGGTGAAAACAGCATAGACAACGCTGGTGTCAGCAGCCCACACACCGCTGGTGTCAGCAGCCCACACACCGCTGGTGAAAACAGCTCAGACACCGCTGGTGAAAACAGCCCAGACACCGCTGGTGTCAACAGCCCTCAAACCGCTGGTGAGAACAGCCCAGACACCGCTGGTGTCAACAGCCCACACACCGCTGGTGAGAACAGCCCAGACACCGCTGGTGAAAACAGCCCAGACACCGCTGGTGAAAACAGCCCAGACAACGCCGATGAAAACAGATCAGGCACCGCTGGTGAAAACAGCCCAGACAACGCTGGTGTCGGCAGCCCAGACACCGCTGGTGAAAACACCCCAGACACCGCTGGTGAAAACAGCCCACACACATCTGGTGTCAACAGTCCACACATCGCTGGTGAAAACAGCATAGACACCGCTGGTGTCAGCAGCCCACACACCGCTGATGAAAACAGCATAGACACCGATGATGAAAACAGCGCAGACACCGCTGATGAAAACAGCCAACCCACCGCTTGTTTCAACAGCCCACACACATCTGGTGTCAACAATTCACACATCGCCGGTGAAAACTGCCCAGACACCGCTGGTGTCAACTACCCAGACACCGCTGGTGAAAAAAGGCTAGGCAACGCTGGTGTCATCAGCCCACACACCGCTGGTGTCAACAGCCCACAAACCGCTGATTCCAACAGCCCACACACCGCTGGTGAAAAAGGCACAGACACCGCCGATGAACACAGCCCATACACCGCTGGTGAAAACAGCCTGGACACCGTTGATGAAAACAGCCCTGACAACGCAAATGAAAACAGACCAGAAACCTCCGATGAAAACTGCTTAGACAACGCTGGTGAACACAGCCCTTACACCGCTGGTGAAAACAGCCCAGACACCGCTGGTGAAAACAGCCCTTACACCGCTGGTGAAAACAGCCCTTACACCGCTGGTGAAAACAGCCCTTACACCGCTGGTGAAAACAGCCCTGACACCGCTGATGACAACAGCCCTTACACCGCTGGTGAAAACAGCCCTTACACCGTTGGTGAAAACAGCCCAGACACCGCTGGTGAAAACAGCCCTTACACCGCTGGTGAAAACAGCCCTTACACCGCTGGTGAAAACAGCCATTTTACCGCTGGTGAAAACAGCCCTTACACCGCTGGTGAAAACAGCCCAGACAACGTCGATGAAAACAGCCCACACACCGATGGTGAGAACAGCCCAGACATCGCTGGTGAAAACAGCCATTACACCGCTGGTGAAAACAGCCCAGACAACGCCGATGAAAACAGCCCAGACACCGCTGGTGAAAACAGCCCAGACACCGCTGGTGAGAACAGCCCAGACACCGCTGGTGAGAACAGCCCTTACACCGCTGGTGAAAACAGCCCAGACAACGCAGATGAAAACAGCCCAGACATCGCTCATGACAACACTCTTAGCACCATGGATGACAACGGCCTTATCACTGCTGAATACGATAGCCACGCCACAGCTGATTTCAATGGTCTCAAGGACGCCTATGACAATGTTCTTGTGACTGCTAATGGCAATAACACTCTAACTGTTTGCAGCGCAGTCTCCGTGAAAGAGAATATCAACATCGCTGCTAACAGCTCTTTTACCTTTACTGACAACTGCTTAGTCACCGCTGATCACAGACGCCTACGCGGCGCTGATAACAAGAAATGGATTATTGAAGACAACACACCATGCAACCACAACGAGGAATACATCACCACCCGTGATGTCAATGGTCATTCATGCACCTGTGACGCCAAGTACCGTGATGCCAAGGGCAAAAATGCTATTAAAACATGCAGACGACTACTGAATAGAATCCTTTCTATGTTTCGGCGGCTTAGTTGCTGTAGAAAGTGTCAGGATTAA
- the LOC127874093 gene encoding ice nucleation protein-like isoform X3, with amino-acid sequence MNKENLFKLDPIGKYFVSQWGNKAYLNNVLLPKIRRAIQNKHAEQRKVYKNVNERAKPFLFEDELTTGFRSLRPQRRNKDTAGENSPDTSDDNSTETAGENGPDTAGVNSPQTAGANSPQTAGVNSPQTAGANSPQTADANSLQTAGVNSPQTAGANSPQNAGANSPQTAGVNSPQTAGDNSPQTAGANSPQTDGENSPQTAGENSPDTPDDNSTETAGENGPYTAGENSPDNAGVNSLHTAGANSPSAAGENCPHIAGENSQDNVGENSLQTAGVNRPDTVGDNGSDKANEKSPQTDGENNTITVGENSPDTAGVNSPQTAGVNSPKTAGENSLDTACVRSPHIAGENSIDNAGVSSPHTAGVSSPHTAGENSSDTAGENSPDTAGVNSPQTAGENSPDTAGVNSPHTAGENSPDTAGENSPDTAGENSPDNADENRSGTAGENSPDNAGVGSPDTAGENTPDTAGENSPHTSGVNSPHIAGENSIDTAGVSSPHTADENSIDTDDENSADTADENSQPTACFNSPHTSGVNNSHIAGENCPDTAGVNYPDTAGEKRLGNAGVISPHTAGVNSPQTADSNSPHTAGEKGTDTADEHSPYTAGENSLDTVDENSPDNANENRPETSDENCLDNAGEHSPYTAGENSPDTAGENSPYTAGENSPYTAGENSPYTAGENSPDTADDNSPYTAGENSPYTVGENSPDTAGENSPYTAGENSPYTAGENSHFTAGENSPYTAGENSPDNVDENSPHTDGENSPDIAGENSHYTAGENSPDNADENSPDTAGENSPDTAGENSPDTAGENSPYTAGENSPDNADENSPDIAHDNTLSTMDDNGLITAEYDSHATADFNGLKDAYDNVLVTANGNNTLTVCSAVSVKENINIAANSSFTFTDNCLVTADHRRLRGADNKKWIIEDNTPCNHNEEYITTRDVNGHSCTCDAKYRDAKGKNAIKTCRRLLNRILSMFRRLSCCRKCQD; translated from the exons ATGAATAAAGAAAACTTGTTCAAGCTAGACCCTATTGGGAAGTATTTCGTTAGCCAGTGGGGCAACAAGGCTtatttgaacaatgttttattgccGAAGATTAGAAGGGCAATTCAGAATAAACACGCAGAGCAAAGAAAGGTGTATAAAAATGTGAATGAACGGGCAAAGCCTTTTTTATTTGAGGACGAACTGACAACCGGATTTCGCAGCTTACGACCACAAAGAAGGAATAAAg ACACCGCTGGTGAAAACAGCCCCGACACCTCTGATGACAACAGCACAGAAACCGCGGGTGAAAACGGCCCAGACACCGCTGGTGTCAACAGCCCACAAACCGCTGGTGCCAACAGCCCACAAACCGCTGGTGTCAACAGCCCACAAACCGCTGGTGCCAACAGCCCACAAACCGCTGATGCAAACAGCCTACAAACCGCTGGTGTCAACAGCCCACAAACCGCTGGTGCCAACAGCCCACAAAACGCTGGTGCCAACAGCCCACAAACCGCTGGTGTCAACAGCCCACAAACCGCTGGTGACAACAGCCCACAAACAGCTGGTGCCAACAGCCCTCAAACCGATGGTGAAAACAGCCCACAAACCGCTGGTGAAAACAGCCCCGATACCCCTGATGACAACAGCACAGAAACCGCTGGTGAAAACGGCCCATATACCGCTGGTGAAAACAGCCCAGACAACGCTGGTGTCAACAGCCTACACACCGCTGGTGCCAACAGCCCAAGCGCCGCTGGTGAAAACTGCCCACACATCGCTGGTGAAAACAGCCAAGACAACGTTGGTGAAAACAGCCTTCAAACCGCTGGTGTAAACCGCCCAGACACCGTTGGTGACAATGGCTCAGACAAGGCCAATGAAAAGAGCCCTCAAACCGATGGTGAAAACAACACAATCACCGTTGGTGAAAACAGCCCAGATACCGCTGGTGTCAACAGCCCTCAAACCGCTGGTGTCAACAGCCCTAAGACCGCTGGTGAAAACAGCCTAGACACCGCTTGTGTCAGAAGCCCACATATCGCTGGTGAAAACAGCATAGACAACGCTGGTGTCAGCAGCCCACACACCGCTGGTGTCAGCAGCCCACACACCGCTGGTGAAAACAGCTCAGACACCGCTGGTGAAAACAGCCCAGACACCGCTGGTGTCAACAGCCCTCAAACCGCTGGTGAGAACAGCCCAGACACCGCTGGTGTCAACAGCCCACACACCGCTGGTGAGAACAGCCCAGACACCGCTGGTGAAAACAGCCCAGACACCGCTGGTGAAAACAGCCCAGACAACGCCGATGAAAACAGATCAGGCACCGCTGGTGAAAACAGCCCAGACAACGCTGGTGTCGGCAGCCCAGACACCGCTGGTGAAAACACCCCAGACACCGCTGGTGAAAACAGCCCACACACATCTGGTGTCAACAGTCCACACATCGCTGGTGAAAACAGCATAGACACCGCTGGTGTCAGCAGCCCACACACCGCTGATGAAAACAGCATAGACACCGATGATGAAAACAGCGCAGACACCGCTGATGAAAACAGCCAACCCACCGCTTGTTTCAACAGCCCACACACATCTGGTGTCAACAATTCACACATCGCCGGTGAAAACTGCCCAGACACCGCTGGTGTCAACTACCCAGACACCGCTGGTGAAAAAAGGCTAGGCAACGCTGGTGTCATCAGCCCACACACCGCTGGTGTCAACAGCCCACAAACCGCTGATTCCAACAGCCCACACACCGCTGGTGAAAAAGGCACAGACACCGCCGATGAACACAGCCCATACACCGCTGGTGAAAACAGCCTGGACACCGTTGATGAAAACAGCCCTGACAACGCAAATGAAAACAGACCAGAAACCTCCGATGAAAACTGCTTAGACAACGCTGGTGAACACAGCCCTTACACCGCTGGTGAAAACAGCCCAGACACCGCTGGTGAAAACAGCCCTTACACCGCTGGTGAAAACAGCCCTTACACCGCTGGTGAAAACAGCCCTTACACCGCTGGTGAAAACAGCCCTGACACCGCTGATGACAACAGCCCTTACACCGCTGGTGAAAACAGCCCTTACACCGTTGGTGAAAACAGCCCAGACACCGCTGGTGAAAACAGCCCTTACACCGCTGGTGAAAACAGCCCTTACACCGCTGGTGAAAACAGCCATTTTACCGCTGGTGAAAACAGCCCTTACACCGCTGGTGAAAACAGCCCAGACAACGTCGATGAAAACAGCCCACACACCGATGGTGAGAACAGCCCAGACATCGCTGGTGAAAACAGCCATTACACCGCTGGTGAAAACAGCCCAGACAACGCCGATGAAAACAGCCCAGACACCGCTGGTGAAAACAGCCCAGACACCGCTGGTGAGAACAGCCCAGACACCGCTGGTGAGAACAGCCCTTACACCGCTGGTGAAAACAGCCCAGACAACGCAGATGAAAACAGCCCAGACATCGCTCATGACAACACTCTTAGCACCATGGATGACAACGGCCTTATCACTGCTGAATACGATAGCCACGCCACAGCTGATTTCAATGGTCTCAAGGACGCCTATGACAATGTTCTTGTGACTGCTAATGGCAATAACACTCTAACTGTTTGCAGCGCAGTCTCCGTGAAAGAGAATATCAACATCGCTGCTAACAGCTCTTTTACCTTTACTGACAACTGCTTAGTCACCGCTGATCACAGACGCCTACGCGGCGCTGATAACAAGAAATGGATTATTGAAGACAACACACCATGCAACCACAACGAGGAATACATCACCACCCGTGATGTCAATGGTCATTCATGCACCTGTGACGCCAAGTACCGTGATGCCAAGGGCAAAAATGCTATTAAAACATGCAGACGACTACTGAATAGAATCCTTTCTATGTTTCGGCGGCTTAGTTGCTGTAGAAAGTGTCAGGATTAA
- the LOC127874093 gene encoding ice nucleation protein-like isoform X2, with the protein MNKENLFKLDPIGKYFVSQWGNKAYLNNVLLPKIRRAIQNKHAEQRKVYKNVNERAKPFLFEDELTTGFRSLRPQRRNKDTAGENSPDTAGENSPDTSDDNSTETAGENGPDTAGVNSPQTAGANSPQTAGVNSPQTAGANSPQTADANSLQTAGVNSPQTAGANSPQNAGANSPQTAGVNSPQTAGDNSPQTAGANSPQTDGENSPQTAGENSPDTPDDNSTETAGENGPYTAGENSPDNAGVNSLHTAGANSPSAAGENCPHIAGENSQDNVGENSLQTAGVNRPDTVGDNGSDKANEKSPQTDGENNTITVGENSPDTAGVNSPQTAGVNSPKTAGENSLDTACVRSPHIAGENSIDNAGVSSPHTAGVSSPHTAGENSSDTAGENSPDTAGVNSPQTAGENSPDTAGVNSPHTAGENSPDTAGENSPDTAGENSPDNADENRSGTAGENSPDNAGVGSPDTAGENTPDTAGENSPHTSGVNSPHIAGENSIDTAGVSSPHTADENSIDTDDENSADTADENSQPTACFNSPHTSGVNNSHIAGENCPDTAGVNYPDTAGEKRLGNAGVISPHTAGVNSPQTADSNSPHTAGEKGTDTADEHSPYTAGENSLDTVDENSPDNANENRPETSDENCLDNAGEHSPYTAGENSPDTAGENSPYTAGENSPYTAGENSPYTAGENSPDTADDNSPYTAGENSPYTVGENSPDTAGENSPYTAGENSPYTAGENSHFTAGENSPYTAGENSPDNVDENSPHTDGENSPDIAGENSHYTAGENSPDNADENSPDTAGENSPDTAGENSPDTAGENSPYTAGENSPDNADENSPDIAHDNTLSTMDDNGLITAEYDSHATADFNGLKDAYDNVLVTANGNNTLTVCSAVSVKENINIAANSSFTFTDNCLVTADHRRLRGADNKKWIIEDNTPCNHNEEYITTRDVNGHSCTCDAKYRDAKGKNAIKTCRRLLNRILSMFRRLSCCRKCQD; encoded by the exons ATGAATAAAGAAAACTTGTTCAAGCTAGACCCTATTGGGAAGTATTTCGTTAGCCAGTGGGGCAACAAGGCTtatttgaacaatgttttattgccGAAGATTAGAAGGGCAATTCAGAATAAACACGCAGAGCAAAGAAAGGTGTATAAAAATGTGAATGAACGGGCAAAGCCTTTTTTATTTGAGGACGAACTGACAACCGGATTTCGCAGCTTACGACCACAAAGAAGGAATAAAg ACACCGCTGGTGAAAACAGCCCAGACACCGCTGGTGAAAACAGCCCCGACACCTCTGATGACAACAGCACAGAAACCGCGGGTGAAAACGGCCCAGACACCGCTGGTGTCAACAGCCCACAAACCGCTGGTGCCAACAGCCCACAAACCGCTGGTGTCAACAGCCCACAAACCGCTGGTGCCAACAGCCCACAAACCGCTGATGCAAACAGCCTACAAACCGCTGGTGTCAACAGCCCACAAACCGCTGGTGCCAACAGCCCACAAAACGCTGGTGCCAACAGCCCACAAACCGCTGGTGTCAACAGCCCACAAACCGCTGGTGACAACAGCCCACAAACAGCTGGTGCCAACAGCCCTCAAACCGATGGTGAAAACAGCCCACAAACCGCTGGTGAAAACAGCCCCGATACCCCTGATGACAACAGCACAGAAACCGCTGGTGAAAACGGCCCATATACCGCTGGTGAAAACAGCCCAGACAACGCTGGTGTCAACAGCCTACACACCGCTGGTGCCAACAGCCCAAGCGCCGCTGGTGAAAACTGCCCACACATCGCTGGTGAAAACAGCCAAGACAACGTTGGTGAAAACAGCCTTCAAACCGCTGGTGTAAACCGCCCAGACACCGTTGGTGACAATGGCTCAGACAAGGCCAATGAAAAGAGCCCTCAAACCGATGGTGAAAACAACACAATCACCGTTGGTGAAAACAGCCCAGATACCGCTGGTGTCAACAGCCCTCAAACCGCTGGTGTCAACAGCCCTAAGACCGCTGGTGAAAACAGCCTAGACACCGCTTGTGTCAGAAGCCCACATATCGCTGGTGAAAACAGCATAGACAACGCTGGTGTCAGCAGCCCACACACCGCTGGTGTCAGCAGCCCACACACCGCTGGTGAAAACAGCTCAGACACCGCTGGTGAAAACAGCCCAGACACCGCTGGTGTCAACAGCCCTCAAACCGCTGGTGAGAACAGCCCAGACACCGCTGGTGTCAACAGCCCACACACCGCTGGTGAGAACAGCCCAGACACCGCTGGTGAAAACAGCCCAGACACCGCTGGTGAAAACAGCCCAGACAACGCCGATGAAAACAGATCAGGCACCGCTGGTGAAAACAGCCCAGACAACGCTGGTGTCGGCAGCCCAGACACCGCTGGTGAAAACACCCCAGACACCGCTGGTGAAAACAGCCCACACACATCTGGTGTCAACAGTCCACACATCGCTGGTGAAAACAGCATAGACACCGCTGGTGTCAGCAGCCCACACACCGCTGATGAAAACAGCATAGACACCGATGATGAAAACAGCGCAGACACCGCTGATGAAAACAGCCAACCCACCGCTTGTTTCAACAGCCCACACACATCTGGTGTCAACAATTCACACATCGCCGGTGAAAACTGCCCAGACACCGCTGGTGTCAACTACCCAGACACCGCTGGTGAAAAAAGGCTAGGCAACGCTGGTGTCATCAGCCCACACACCGCTGGTGTCAACAGCCCACAAACCGCTGATTCCAACAGCCCACACACCGCTGGTGAAAAAGGCACAGACACCGCCGATGAACACAGCCCATACACCGCTGGTGAAAACAGCCTGGACACCGTTGATGAAAACAGCCCTGACAACGCAAATGAAAACAGACCAGAAACCTCCGATGAAAACTGCTTAGACAACGCTGGTGAACACAGCCCTTACACCGCTGGTGAAAACAGCCCAGACACCGCTGGTGAAAACAGCCCTTACACCGCTGGTGAAAACAGCCCTTACACCGCTGGTGAAAACAGCCCTTACACCGCTGGTGAAAACAGCCCTGACACCGCTGATGACAACAGCCCTTACACCGCTGGTGAAAACAGCCCTTACACCGTTGGTGAAAACAGCCCAGACACCGCTGGTGAAAACAGCCCTTACACCGCTGGTGAAAACAGCCCTTACACCGCTGGTGAAAACAGCCATTTTACCGCTGGTGAAAACAGCCCTTACACCGCTGGTGAAAACAGCCCAGACAACGTCGATGAAAACAGCCCACACACCGATGGTGAGAACAGCCCAGACATCGCTGGTGAAAACAGCCATTACACCGCTGGTGAAAACAGCCCAGACAACGCCGATGAAAACAGCCCAGACACCGCTGGTGAAAACAGCCCAGACACCGCTGGTGAGAACAGCCCAGACACCGCTGGTGAGAACAGCCCTTACACCGCTGGTGAAAACAGCCCAGACAACGCAGATGAAAACAGCCCAGACATCGCTCATGACAACACTCTTAGCACCATGGATGACAACGGCCTTATCACTGCTGAATACGATAGCCACGCCACAGCTGATTTCAATGGTCTCAAGGACGCCTATGACAATGTTCTTGTGACTGCTAATGGCAATAACACTCTAACTGTTTGCAGCGCAGTCTCCGTGAAAGAGAATATCAACATCGCTGCTAACAGCTCTTTTACCTTTACTGACAACTGCTTAGTCACCGCTGATCACAGACGCCTACGCGGCGCTGATAACAAGAAATGGATTATTGAAGACAACACACCATGCAACCACAACGAGGAATACATCACCACCCGTGATGTCAATGGTCATTCATGCACCTGTGACGCCAAGTACCGTGATGCCAAGGGCAAAAATGCTATTAAAACATGCAGACGACTACTGAATAGAATCCTTTCTATGTTTCGGCGGCTTAGTTGCTGTAGAAAGTGTCAGGATTAA